The window tgatgtctttgctttttaatacactaagtttgtcatggaggacagtgaaaaagctgacctaaaactcaacattaaaaaaactaagatcatggtattcggttccatcatttcatggaaaacagaaggggaaaatgtggaaacagtgacagactttattttcttgggctccaaaatcactgcagatggagacggcagccatgaaattaaaagcttgatccttagaaggaaagctatgacaatcctagacagcgtACTATGCATGATGCACTCCAAATCCAAAGATCCATGGCTCCTCTACAAAGTCATTCAGCATCATTGGGCCCCCATTGCATGTCAGGTGCCACACTGTTTGTGGGCTGATTCACAACATAAACATAGTTTCCAATAAGCTGCCAGTTCATAAATAGATCACTTCTAGCCCAGACCTCTCTCCTGAGCTGCAACTCCACATGGGCCACAGCCTACTGTATCTCTTCACTGGATTCCTGACAGGCATCTTAGCCTGCACCTGCCAAACTGCACTCTAAATCTGTATATCCTCcaatctttctctctttcaataAATATGGAATCCTTCTCGTTGATTTGGGGAGAAACATTGGAGTCACCTCTGCCATCTTCCATTATATCACCACGACAGCCTAACCATTATCAAGTCCTCTTGATCCTATCTCTAAATATATCTTCACCTACTTTTTTCATCTCCAtctaagaaagacaaataatttagTGATTAAGATCATGAAGTATGGAATCAGATTACTTGGACTGAAATCCAAGCTCCAATCTCTCAGCTGTGTGTCCCTAGCCATGTTACTTTCCTTCATTGTGCCTCAGTGTCTTTATCCGTAAAATTGGGATCAGTAATagtatctatttctttttaaatttattttatttttgactgcactgggtccttgttgctgcacaggctttttctagttgcagcgagcaggggctactctctagttgctatttgtaggcttctcattgcaatggtttCTCTGTTGCAAAGCCtgtagggcatgcaggcttcagcagtggaAGCtctcagactcagtagttgctctCACAGGCAGTAAAGtgtggactcagtagctgtggtacgcAGGCTTAGTTgatccatggcatgtggaatcttcccagaccagggatcaaatctttgttccctgcattggcaggcagattcttagccactaaaccacagGGCAGTCCTGTTTCATAGGAGTATTAGTGTAACTACTCAGTAAATGCTGAATACTACCATCTCCTCTGCCACCACTCTGATCCAAATAATCATCACCTGTCAGCCTCTTATTTATCTCTGTAATTCCACTGTTGTACCTCTATGATCAATACCagtgctgctgttgctgctaagtcacttcagtcgtgtctgactctgtgcgatcccatagacggcagcccaccaggctcctccgtccctgggattctccaggcaagaacactggagtgggttgccatttccttctccagtgcatgcatgcatgataagtcacttcagtcgtttccaactctgtttgaccccatagacagcagcccaccaggctcctccattcctgggattctccaggcaagaacactggagtgggttgccattacctctgctgctgctgctgctaagtcacttcagtcgtgtccgactctgtgcgaccccatagatggcagcccaccaggctcccccatcccttggattctccaggcaagaacactggagtgggttgccattaccacTAGAGGGTCTTTATTTGAAACACTGATAAAAGTATGTTATTTTCCTGCTTAATGTGTTTCAGTGGCTTTCCACTGCCCTTGATTATAATCTGAACACATTTCCAAAGGCTACATGTCCCTGCATGACCGAGCCTAGTGATTCTCCAAATTTTGACAGAAGAAGACCACATGATGGATGGTCAGTTGACACAGTGCTACAAATTTCAGGtcaaaaaaatagacaaaactcATCctaatattaaagaataaaaatatagttttaaaatgataACAATTACATGTAAGTGAGAAGTAGAATATTGCTTGCAGCTTTTCACCTAGCCATCCAGCTCCATGCCAACTTTCATCAGTTTCCATCCACATATAGGTGacttattttcttctactttatcTCTAATAAGCTGTACAATCCTAAATCACAATTGAATCACAATTGTAGATATCAGGAATGGCAATCAAGGATGGACCTGTCAGAGCACTTAAAACTGAATGAAGCAGAGAATCCAAAAATTATATGATAATTTTTTGCTGAAGATCACTTTCAAAGCTCTGTCAGATGCTAAGTGAAGGAGTACATCAGACAGGAGAGCAGAAAGGTTAGCAATTTGCACCAATTTCAAATCTGACAGCATCCAATTCTAAAAGCATCTATTCATGTTGTAGTATAGCATTTAGATATGGtttgaaaataatacataatcATTTTTATCTGGGCCCAGTGAAGAACATCATCAggtactaggggaaaaaaaaaagcaaaaaacaaatttTCAGCAGTGGACACTTCTTCACTATAGGTCAATCTTTGTAATGAATCCTGCCATTTTACATTTGAAATCTTGAAATGTTGGCTTTCAAATAATGTATCAGGCTGTTTGAGATTCTGATATCACTGAGATACACCACTTGAAAATAGATTTCAATGATAAAGCTGCCATTATCAGATCATCAAGAAGAAATACTTCTATCTCTTTCCTCATTGCAAAAGCTTGTGAACACCTTTCCTCTCACCAACAATTCTCCCTCTGTCTTCTGAATCTTTATCTTCCTATTTATTAGGTCATTATCATTGGCATAAAAAACTATGCTgttattcctttatttaaaagaGTAAGACCTGGGAactccctagtggttcagtggttaagactccatacttccccgcaggggacactggttcattCCCTGGTTATGATCCGGCATGCTTCACAGAGTGaccaaatgaaaagataaaacatctttttaaaaaagaataagaagataaggtgtccataggtatgtggatttatctctgggctttctattgtgttccattgatctatatttctgtctttgtgccagtaccacactctcttgatgactgtggctttgtagtagagcctgaagtcaggcaggttggttcccccagttccattcttctttctcaagattgctttggctattcaaggttttttgtatttccatacaaattgtgaaattatttgttctagttctgtgaaaaataccgttggtagcttgatagggattgcattgaatctatagattgctttgggtagtatagccattttcacaatatttattcttccaatccatgaacacggtatatttctccatctatttgtgtcctctttgatttctttcatcaatgttttatagttttctacgtataggtcttttgtttctttaggtagatacactcctaagtattttttttttttttttttcaatggtaaatggtattatttccttNNNNNNNNNNNNNNNNNNNNNNNNNNNNNNNNNNNNNNNNNNNNNNNNNNNNNNNNNNNNNNNNNNNNNNNNNNNNNNNNNNNNNNNNNNNNNNNNNNNNTTCATTCTTATCTCTAGGACTTGGGGGGAAAAGGAAGGATTCTGGATGACCTTTTTTCTACCCGACAGTGGTGTAGACGTGTCCTTGACCCTCCTGTGATTCCATCTGCTCAGTTTGGGATAGTGCTGTCCCTGGGAACCAGGATGGGCTGGGGGAAGGATGACCAAGAAAACTGGTGATGGTTGGGGTTGGGACATCAAAGCACTTGGCTCCAAGTGGAGTCACTTAGAAATGTCAGCTCCACTTTATCTTTGGTAAAGATGCTACCACAtcttctccaggagctctgaTCTCAGAGTACGAAGGGCTTCTACTGTAAACACCCCAAGGGCCTAGGGAGCCACCTGTGCCTGGAGCCTTGCCACAGGCCTGTGTTCCTCCTGGGAGGGGCATGGGCTGGGCTCAGGGAGCTAGTTGTTTATAAAGTGACAGAAACCCTGCCCTGAGCAGAGCACTCCAGCCACTGCCACGATGAAGGGAGCACTGCTTGTGCTGGCCCTGCTGGTGACCAGAGAGCTGACCTTTGAGACACGTGAGGGTAGGAAGGAGAGTCTGGATGGCCCTCCTGATCCTTGCCTGGTGCCGTCTCACTGCATCCTTCCCAGTCCTGTCCAAGCCACTTCGAGGGGCAGATTCTGAGGGCAGCTGTCTGATCAGTGCCCAGGAGTCCTGTACAAACTTCTTGAGGCTTTCATTCTTTGAATGGAGGGGGTGTTGTGGAGTTGGAAGGGTCTCTAGCTGTGCACACCCTGGGGGATAGTTTGTTGGGTATAGTGGTGCTCACTGCAAGGGTGGACGCCAGCTGATATGCCTGGGGATGGTGGTCAAGGGCAGAGGAGTCTCCAGACCTCGCCCCTCTTGCTGCTCCCTCTGCTGGGAGTGCCTCATAGGGAAGGTTTTCTGTCTGGGATGTAGGCAGTCCTGGGTGAGGGCAGGTCTGGAAGCTTGGGAGCTTTGGGGTGAGTCTGGAAGCTTTGGATGTGTGAGTTCCTATCAAGTGGTGGGAAACAGGAACCTCCTACTctggttattcttttgatgaagtGTTTTCTGTCTGTGCCTTCAGCCGAAGCCTGCCCTATGTTTAGTGCAGCATTTAGCTCGATGGCCCTTGGAAGCAAAATATTGTTGAACTCAACGCTCAGTTTGGTCAATGCTACTGATGGAGAAAATGAAGCTATAGGAAGAATCCAGGATTGCTTCAATGAGGCGGGATTTGATGACAAACTGTTGAATATAAAAAGCATGGTAATTTACTCCCCTCACCCCTACCCTGCCCTGCCCACTAACATGCATAGTGCAGTATGCCACATGGTAATAGATCATGCAATCATGGGATATGTGGCAGACAAGAGCTATAAACAAAGAAGCACATAAACagataaagagacacagatgtacagagcagacttttggactctgtgggagaaggcgagggtgggatgtttcgagagaacagcatcgaaacatgtatattatctatggtgaaacagatcaccagcccaggttggatgcatgagacaagtgctcaggcctggtgcactgggaagacccggagcgatcaggtagagagggaggtgggagggtggatcaggatggggaatacatgtaaatccatggctgattcatgtcagtgtatgacaaaaaccactacaatattgtaaagtaattagcctccaactaataaaaataaatgaaaaaaaagaagaagcacaTAAACCTTTGCTCCACCATGCAGCACCTGGAATATGCAAGCACAGTCCACCTGTGTGTCCAGCCTCTTCGGCTACCGAATATGCCTGTGTTATGCCAGTCAGCTCGCCTACAATAGGGGACTGGCCTCAGTGCAGTAGGTCAAGTGTGTTAACTcatgttttttttcctcagcGTGAGGAGCTAGCATTGGAGGAGTAGAGTTTTATTCTTGGCAGGAAAGGAAGCATTCAGCTCCCACACTGGAAGGAGTAATATCAGCT of the Cervus canadensis isolate Bull #8, Minnesota chromosome 18, ASM1932006v1, whole genome shotgun sequence genome contains:
- the LOC122421093 gene encoding androgen-binding protein homolog, with product MKGALLVLALLVTRELTFETREAEACPMFSAAFSSMALGSKILLNSTLSLVNATDGENEAIGRIQDCFNEAGFDDKLLNIKSMISVILSEDCSDYVLSSVVDTVLGLILSVTSLVR